In Coffea eugenioides isolate CCC68of chromosome 4, Ceug_1.0, whole genome shotgun sequence, the genomic stretch accctgctaaggaaaacaaaaggaaaggcatGAGCTTGCGTCCACTGAGGTCTAAGGAAGACATGCAAATTAAGAAAGCAATTAATCACATATTTAAGCCAACAAGAAACATAAACGAGAGATTTCATATAAGCACATCGTTAAAATCAATATAACAATCGTGCAGGATACTGAGCACTGGCCAACACTTGAtcaatcaataattcaagtagttgacactccgtcaactttcatgtTCATGTAGAATCACCATTTCACACCGCTCCGTCCACCTTTCACCCCCTTACCGAGCCCGCACGccaataaaatttaaaaaattggtATTACTCAAGTATACCCAGGACGGGATGGATTCAACACATATACATTACCGAAGGTTTGCTAACCAAGTTGACCAAACCCTTACCGGCTCAACCTCGAATAACTAGCCATTGGGTTTTGGGGCCCTCACATATCAATAATATCATATCAAGTTCACTTATAGAAATAACAATTCAGTAGGGTCGaatgcgataaaatacacactcgcccgTTCATAAAcaagttcaaaagaatgacaaTTCATTGTCATATCATTCTCAAGCTCATTAACATATCAAGCATTTATATAGTGCTACCATgcacttagaacactcaccaaatagCACTTAAGCATCTATAGAAAGATCTCCTGCACGCTCAGATTGTAACTTTGGcaaacaattacaacatataAGTGAACCCTTAGTGTTCATCAAATCAACTCACTTAAGTACGAAAACTTTGTTTTCAAATTAGTTGACTTTAGTGTTCTGGACAGTTCAACCCGTTTAGACTTTAAAATCGACAATTCAAGTGAAAATACTACTTTCCAATAGGGCAAAAGTAATTCAAAAGTTCAAATAAGACTTTCCACTTTTACAAGTTTTTTAGCAGGCAAATTATAGCAAAAGTTCACTTTTCAATTACTTTCATTCGTAGCTTTTGTCCCAAGATCATCTTGTAAACAAGAATCACAGTTTAATAGGATTTCTTGAACTAAATCAACCAAAATTTGAtgaaaacaaggatccaaagtcaaattaatccataaaattgtcAACCACTAAACTTTTGGAGGAAATCTtacttttccccctttttaacTTCAAATTTTGGATCCAAAATCATTATACATACCAAGATCAAGTTCCAATAGAACCTTTCGAGCtaaaatccatccaaaacagttttttaaaataacaaaattaatgTTGGAGTTTTAGCTCACAATTTCAGCAAATCTTAGGCCATTTTCTAGCTTTTTACAACCTTACTTATTCCAACAAGATAACCCACAAAACCACCTCATTTTCCTACAAATTTTTGAACATACTTTAACAAACATACATAGAATCAAGTAGCAGCAATTCTcctaaaaaaatttcagctcaagtGTACAAATAAGCATCAAATTCAAGGAAggtaaagctgaaaattttgccCATGATAATTGGCCAtctaaaccaaaaatttcagcaTACATACTCTTCAATTTTCACCAACAATAACCATAAATCACACTCAAATCctcaagggtttcatcaatcattaacccTAAGATATCAAGAGACAAGAATCCACCATAAATCACACTCAAATGctcaagggtttcatcaatcattaacccTACGATATCAAGAGACAAGATTCCACCAATTTCTAACCAAATATACCAAGATTTAAGTGAACCAAGATCATTAATACATCTAATACTAAACTTCCATAAAACTTTCAAATCCACCATAGGTTTTCCATAAATAGCATAAATCCACCAAGATCTAGTCCAAAATTgcttgaaaaataaaagaatgaaataGATTAGCCACTTACCTCTTCAAACCTTCAAACCCTAGCAAGATCTACCTAAAATGATGGCAAGATCAAATCCTAAGAGCCTCTTTCCCTCAAGATCTTCCAAAATTTCTAGTAGATTGATGAAAGGGTAGCTTGGATTTTCAAgaatctcaaaaaaaatttgaagtctctcactctctcttcctctctctatGTTTGGCCAGCCAAGGGAGAAAGAATGAAGGCTTTTAGTTGTTTTTGGAGTTAAAATACAAGCCACAAGAAAGGTTatcaagtcaactttgaatagtgaTCGAATAGTGTCCACCACTTAAGCTTTCTTACTATCAACCCTTAGCTTTTCTAACCTTATTTTTAACTCTCAAAATCTTTCTTAACTTCACTAATATTTCAACTTATTTTCTTCTAGGGTTTTGGCCAAATTCATTAATAAGTCACGAAATCaataattttcaagaaattaatcgcttgaaaattaaaatatgcaAGTAAGAGAAACTCATTTAACAATTAACAAGTAAATCACTAAATAAATGCAaactttataaaaatataatttaaataaaaaatgcaaataGTTGGGAGGTGAGAAAATAATTTTCTAGGTcatcacatcctctcccccttaaaagaatttcgttcttgAAATTCTCACCTGGCTTAGCGAACAAATCTGGATAGTTCTTCCGTATTTCCTCCTCCATCTCCTAGGTTGCTTCTTCTACTTCATAATTTCTCTACAGAACTTTTACTAAAgagattttcttccttcttaacTCCTTCACTTCCTGATCCAAAAGTTATACTGGTTGTTCCTTATAAGTCAATGACTCATCAATCTCTAAGTCCTCAGGTTGGAGTACATGAGTCGGATCTGGGTGATACTTCTTAAGGAGGGAGACATGGAAAACATCATGGATTCTTGAAAGATTTAAAGGCAACTCCAAGCAATATGCTATGCTTCCCACTCATTATAAAATCTTAAGCAGTCCCACATACCTCGGCTtgagtttctttccttttcctgtcATGATACTAGTTTTCAATGGTGTAATCTTAAGAAAAACCCTATCCCCGACTTCAAATTctaagtcttttcttcgattatctgcATAGCTTTTCTGCTGACTCTGAGCTGTTTGAATCCTTTGACGTATAATTTTTACCTTCTTATAAGCATCTTCAATTCACGGTAATGTTGTTGGATCCACCATTTTTCTTTCCCCTGCTTCTTCCCAATAAATTGGGGAACGGCATTTTCTCCCATAAAGAGCCTCATCTGAAGCCATTTGGATAGTTGAGTGATAgctattattataggcaaacTCTACCAATGTTAGGTATTGCCccaactttctccaaaatccaaaacgCAAGTCCTCAACATATCCTCCAAGGTCTGAATAGTCCTTTCCGATTGCCCATCAATCTGAGGGTGGTAAGTGgtgctaaaattcaatttagttcccAAAATTTCTTGTACTTTTTGCTAGAACCGAGACACAAATCTGGGATTTTTGTCTGACACTATACTTACTAGCACCCCATGTAACCTCATAATCTCATCTAAGTAGAGTTTATCTAATTTTTCCAAAGGATACTTCATGTTAATGGGCAAGAAATGAGCAGTCTTAGTTAAACGATCGACTATCACCCAAATTgcatcaaaaccctttttagtcCTTGGTAATCCCGACACGAAATCCATGGTAATgtgttcccatttccactcagatATTTCTAACGGCTGTAGTAATCCTGAGAATTTTTGGTGTTCTACTTTCACTTGCTGACAAATAAGATAGGTCTAGACAAATCGTGCTATTTTCCttttcatattatcccaccaatacaatTGCTTCAAGTCTCTGTATATTTTATTACACTTAAGATGTATTGAATACTTTGAGCGGTGaatttcttctaaaatttttctttttattccatTATCCTTTGGCACCACTATTCGATTTATAAACCTTAAAACTTCATCGGATCCCAAGCAAAATTCTGGAAGTTCTCCTCTTTGCACTTTCTCACTCCACTTATAAACCATGGGGTCTCCTTTTTGAGCTTCCTTAATGCGTTCCAACAAAGTAGACCTCACCACTATGTTCCCACAAATCACCTTTTGATACTCAATTTTAGGATTCCACTCACTAATCCTTTCTAACAATTGTCATTCGCTAATCATAAGCTCGGCTATCTGAACTTTTCGACTTAGTGCATCAGTTACTACATTAGTCtttgtgacagccctacctcaccctaaggcgaaccaaagggttcggcggaccacctgcccaactctcgccgagaGTCAATCGAatctcaatcaaatccgaaataaaaccgcaagatcaaacgaaataacaatccaaaacttaaagcgaaacttatattcATTTccatctcaaaagggagtacaaatatcgaatatataaaggttctcaattcgtcatacatccaacccgtgccaagcactagggcgagaaccattaccaacaaaaaaaaaaactagactaggctaacctacactgggctctcgttcttgctcgcatccccctgttaaggaaaacaaaactaaatgggtgagctaaaagctcagtgaggtttcgaacacataggcaaacaaTAAATCGAATGCATTCACTACATAacaccaataattcaagatacatgTACAacataaagcgataaacacattcattaaaaggatacgggctcacagggagccattcattcgttcgttcattcgttctcctgtcatttttccttattcctccaatcatttgaaaatgtatttttgtaagtaaaaccatcgttcattcattcatttcgttcacccccttcctggacgttggccaggctccaccagaattcaaggtaatacttgagtataccaaattcacccagggtcaccatatcgctcgaccgagtccgcttctggttcgagtcgatcggtaacgaagagcagggcccagttcagccaaaaggcttacatacATGCGCATataatcgttcaatcattgaaaatttcacaatcatttaggtcgagtgcgataaagtacacactcgcctagaaaactatTTTTGGCAATCATTAAGAGCAATTAACACATTaccaaacaataacaacaagccatgaagtcaaggaaaatatagcaacaaggaacactcacctatttaagcaaaataacgtccaaagtttccttccagATACACCATCAATCACCAAGgtatcctaatataatcaaacgaacacattatacttcaaccatcaaagatgtaagtgagtcaaagaaaagtcgaatacgtactagtacaaagtataaatatggttttggtagtgaaaggagtacattgaaaccaaaggacataagtaaaatatttgtaaacttagactcacttgtaaaactttaaaatcgctatttgagtcgaagtggcaaagaaaacataaataccctagatggttggCGTgatattcgctctcaagccttactcaagtcgcaagtatatcgacctagttctcgagcgtaaatttgggcagcacgccctttgtatttacctattttccaaccatttatggcttcattcttttcctcaattaaacccaaagtcatatacaaaatcatctcatttcaatagccattccataggctccaattcatacaagtacaaaatcaagctaggagcatgtgcggaaatgaaggttgagtaaagaaacaaaagacagatttgacgttgttttgcgtaacggacacaaccgaagctacgcttatcggattggggtgaaatttatactgttttgaagctaagacaaaggcctataactttgatgaagaccactcagtccagtttgtagtttatctaagtcaaaatctcaaataacagaaccagcatctcacattcgggcttgttGACCGTCTTAtgcgtaaacgacaataactcaggttacTGAAGTCCAAACGAGGCGATTCtagaggcgttggaaagctaagacatagcactacaactttcatttttttctaaatgctagttcagtacgtatcaaggtgaaaaaatgtgATCAAATTGgtgcactgtcaaaactgttCACTGACTTTAATtctatggcagtcagggtatttccgtcttttcacaggctatgttgctccgattgagatgaaatttttcaAGCaaatataaaacatcattctctacaactttcatgttttgtgataAGGCTAttttggcctctaacatagtGAAATAGAACCAGGCAGAAGCAGGGCGGGTTATCATCCAAGCTGGAATTTATGCTtacaaatcagaaatttctttaggccGAGTAAACTAACATCTAAACACTAGCTATTTCACATATCAAAGCTATCAAACCATAACTAATCATTAATCTTCATATTAGGGcaaaaaattcaccaagaaactgaaattttcataAACCTACTTCAACCCATATAATTCTCTCACAAAATTACTAATTCAACAACTATAACCACAAATTGcccattaattgaagtaaagaaggaGTTTCTTGACAATTTACCTTATCTCCCTAAGAAATATAGTAGCTTAGGCTTTGTCCTCtaaaaataactccacaaacaccttggaaactacttggaaagtaagttttatggggtagtttgcaagttaatcggttgaaactcaagatttgggtaAGAAATTaaagtgaaagatgaagattttctctctcttttgctctccaaaTTTCGGCTAGCTCTAGGAGGAAATGAAGATGATCTTAGTCAAATTTTGGGTTTAGTAAAGGTGGAGGAAAaatagtcaaagtccaacaccAACCAAAAcgcgacacttggcaccttttgttttcaaacttatcctcttgtctctccaacactaatccatttggtaacctctaattatctctaaGCACCTAgtaaataataacacttagcaccaacctcacttagtcaccaaaattatatcACACGAGCGGGTCCCACATCTATAACGCACGTCAAactaacgtacactaactcatactaggaaaataattttaaaactgtacttacctATAAAGtacatagaaattttaatattttaaaggacaGTATAAAATATAggcaaggaaataaaatattgcttagaaaatgtgaaaattttcgagttctcacaGTCTTTCCCGAGTGATAATTAATggtgcaatcataatcttccaaaaatttcatccaccgACGTCGCCTcaaattcaactctttttgAGAGAACAAATATTTAATACTTTTATGGTCTATATACACCTCAAAGGTCACCCCATATAAGTAATGTCTCCAGTTCTTGAGGGCGAAAATCACCGCGgccaactccaaatcatgagtcggatAATTCTGTTCGTGGgatttcaattttctagaggcataaaCTATTACTTTTCCTTTTTGCATCAATACAACTCCTAACCCTTCTTTCGATACATCAGTATACACTATGAAACCATCTTTTTCACTTGGCAAAGTCAAAATCGGTGCACTAGTTAACTGCTTCTTCAATTCATGAAAACTTGCCTCACACTTGACACTCCAAATAAACTTGATATTTTTCTTGGTTAACTCAACTAGAGGTGGCAATACAGATAAATGGTTcataattggttttgacttaatggatggtggatgaaatttatccaatccatttagatccatttaataaatggatttaaatggatggatctaaatggattaaataaaaaccaattatccatttataatccatttaaatattATTTACTCATTGGAGCAATCAGTATCTCTGACTGAAACGATATATACATACATGGTAAAACACAAAACAGCCTTGAGGGTGGGAAGGTTTGTGccttgatttgtataattatggGAGGCTGCCCATTTTTCTGCTAGACCCTCTCCTTCAAGCTTTCGATCCACATCCGACATCTTAGGCCGGTGGGCGGGGAGGTATTGAGTGCAAAGTAGAGCAACTTGGAGCATCTCACCCACCTCAATCCGGTCACAGTTGATCCCCAATTCTCTATCCACCaaaacttcaattttatttggtttttaaGTAAATGGATATATATGGTTTCTATGGATAAtccatataaatccatttaatttaatggttttactttggtcaaccatttaaaaccaatactataaatggataatccaaatccatttaattatggattatatggatggataaatggatttcaatccaaattgccacctctaactCAAACAATGGCCTAGCAATCTTGGAAAAATCGGAGATAAATCGAAGTTAATAACCTGCTAAACCCAAGAAACTACGAACCTCAATGGGATTTTCTAGTTGTTTCCACTTAGATACCGCATTAACCTTCGTTGGGTCCACAGttatcccatccttagaaattacaTGCCCAAGAAAGGATATCTTatccaaccaaaactcgcacttgctaAACCTAGCATACAACTGATGGTCACTTAGGGTTTACAATACTATCCTCAAATGGCATTCATGGTCTTTCTTTGttttcgagtataccaaaatatcTTCGATAAAGATCACTACAAACTGATCCAGATAAGGCTTAAAAATTCGATGCATTAGATCCATAAAAGCCGATAGggcattagtcaatccaaaaggcatcactaaaAGTTTGAAATGCCCGTATCTAgaattaaaagcagtcttgggtacatTCTCTTCTTTAATCCTTAATTAATAGTACCCTTGTCTAAAATCCAACTTAGAAAACACCACAACTCCTTGTAATTGATCAAATAATTCATCTATGTGAGGCAAATGATACTTGTTCTTAATAGTAATATCATTCAACCCTCGCTAATCGATGCACAGTCTCAAACTTCCAtatttcttcttaacaaataaaactGGAGCTCCGTAAGGTGAATCACTCTCGCGTATAAATCCTCGCTCCAGTaaatcttgtaattgcaacttcaattctttcaaCTTAGCTGGTGCCATCCTATAAGGAGTTTTAGAAATAGACGCAGTCCCAAGCAGCAAGTCGATCTTAAACTCCACGTCTCTCTCAAGTGGTAACGAGATCAACTCCTTAGGAAAAACGTCGAAAAAATCTTTCACTATTGGTACATCTTCCAACTTCACTTGTTCCCCTGGGTATTAATTAAGAAAGTTAAGTACCATCGATCTCAtttacttagcaatttcctagttcgaattcctgaaataagagCTGACGAGAGTAATATTCCTCTCACATCTAGCCTTAGTGTTGCTTCCCCCGTGATGCACAATTCCACAACTTTCATCTTACAATCCAATCAAACATGATATTGAACTAGCCAATCCATCCTCAAAATGACGTCATATGCCTTAATTGATAAACTCATTAAGTTAGCTAACAACTTACACTCTCCAACCCAAATCTCGCAATTTCTATACACCAAGTTAGAGGTTAAATATTGATTCTCCGTGGGTGTTCTAACTTCCAAATCATAAAGCAATTCAACAGGCTTTACATCTACCCCACTCATAAAATCAAGTTTCACTAATGAATGAGTTGCACCAGAATCTATTAAAACCTTAGCTAAGTGATGGAACACATGGATCATACCTTCTATAACCTCAGTTGAGTCAGGGATTTGTTGATGATCCAAAGTATAAACCCTAGCCGGCACTTTAGGTTTACCCCCTTCTGAACTTGTTGGCTTAGAAGTAGGCTTATCCGATCGTTGAGTGTTGCTTCCTTCTGAAGACATGAGCGGACAACTAGAAATCTGATGGTCGGCATTTCCGCAACGTaaacatttttttcctttcctccagcaattgctCTCAACATGATCCAACTTTCCATAATACCCACAGGGTGCATGGGAGGTTACTCcttgacctccttgtgaggtaTTCTTTGACTGGATTGGACCACTTTGGCCTCTTCTCGCTGGAGTCACTCTAGGTGGCTCTAACATTCTAACTCCACCAGCCCCTCTGCCGCCCTTAGGAGGCAGCATGCTCTTGCTGGTTTACCCTAATGTGCCAGTCGGCACATTTTTTTCTCGTTTGAAAGGTTTTGACTTGAAACCTTGCACTCTCGACCCTCTGAGACTTTTCTAATGCCTCGACAAATGTATCAATCTGAACTACTGCTAAAGCctcctggatctccacattTAACCCTTGTACAAATCTCCTCACCCTTTTTCGTTCAGTCATGACTAACTCTAGAGCAAATTTTGAAAGCCTAGTGAATTGAGTCTCATACTCTGCCACACTTAAATTGCCTTGCTGAAGTCTTACAAagtcatcctctcttttctcttgaatcaaAGGAGGAaagtacttctcgttaaattctctcaCTAAATTtgcccaagtccaaggggtctgATTTCTCTCCCACTTAATTCTCACAACATTCCACCAAGATCGAGCTGCTCTCTCAAATTGGAAAACGGCAAAGGTCACTTGCCGCTCTTCAGTGTAATTTAGGGCAGCAAAGATATCGATCAACCTTTCAAGCCAACTTTTAACTATCTCAGGATCAGGTCCTCCCAAGAACTTAGGTGGAAAAAATTTTTGGAATCGTTCTAAACATCTATCTACTCCTCCCTCAAAACCCCCAGGTTGAATCACAGGTTCTTGATCCTGCCTATCCACTATCCTCTTCAAGAGGTCAGTCATTTGATTGATAGTCGTAACCACTTGGTCATTTACTTCAGCTCTTGGCCCCCGATTTTGATCAACTGTTGATTCTTGGTCACCCCTTTACTCTTGGGGTTGTTTACATCCCCGACCTCAACCTCGACCATCCATGATTTTAATGTAAGTCTAAacatgcaaaaataaaatttaacaacATGCACAAGCTATCACACcaattaaaagtaaaataaatatttcattCATGATAACAAGTTATAGACATGTACATCAGACCAAAAGAGttcataaaatttttcaaattaggGGAGATGGGCCAGAATACACAAAATACAGCATCCCAAGCTTCATCAAAAgcacaaatatcaaaagaaaccCTATCTATCAACTATCCCCTATGCACAAAAGAAAGGACTTTCGACATGCTCTATCCTAGTCCATAACAGAGCCAGTAGACTCGCTCTCATGAGTAGAACTAGCTGCATCTCCCACTCTAGGGGCTCCACCGCTCTGGCATCCTACAGGTGCAATAGTGTCGATCACCCCATGGAGTAGCGCCCCACACTCATCGATGATACCCCCAACTCGGTCCCTAACCTCTCTAACCACCCTAGTAAGGCGGCTATTAACTGCCTGCAGCTGCTCTCTAAAAGCATTCGTCCTCTCTTACTCCAGCAATATGTCCTCCCGGAACTCCTGAATCCTATCAGCCTGCATCCTCATGATGCCTCTCATCCTCTGAATCTCAGTCTGAGCCCTATAGTTGGCTCCAGCTAACCTCCTCCTCTCATCATCTACGGTTAGGACCACTCGGTCAGGATACGAGTAGGTCCTCCAACAATCACAAGGTCGAATCCGATGTCCAGATCCCCAACGCCAGAGAGGTCCCCCAGGTCCCTCTCGATAAGTGATGACTCGATGTGATCTCGCTAGATCCTCATTACCATTGTTACCTCTTAgacttacctaccaaatttgaacCCTAACACTTAAAAGTCAATACTTAAACAATTCCTAACTTAACAAGTCATTCTAGCACTCCTGGTACTTTATATATATAGGACTTCCCATTCGGCCCAAATTGTGACAACCCATTTTCTCCTAGGGCGTACTCTAAAAGTTAGCAGACCGCCTGCCTGACTCTCGTCAGGACTGATTTATTTACattaattttagaaataacATTTCCATTAAACAACTGAACGTTCACTCCTAAGTGCAACTCCAATCAACTTGAAAGATAAATTTGtccaataaaagaaacaaaatacatGTTCTAAACATCCATGCTTAATACCACATCAAACTCATGATAAAGGTTCGACCATTTCAAGGTACAAAGGACCATGACTACAATATTTACACACTAACGGattttccaaaacaacttcCTAATTCAACTCGATCATTCTTCAAACTtaaattcctgtaaggaaaacaaagctgaggggatgagcttacgcccagtgaggtTTCCATGTAAGCAATAATCAATAAACACTTAAATCAGATAAGCCAGTAACAAAATTAAGCAACTAAGGAACACTTCATTGTATAAAGTAGAGAACACTTCACTGaacaatcacttttaaaaggatGCGGTACTC encodes the following:
- the LOC113769273 gene encoding uncharacterized protein LOC113769273, translating into MTDLLKRIVDRQDQEPVIQPGGFEGGVDRCLERFQKFFPPKFLGGPDPEIVKSWLERLIDIFAALNYTEERQVTFAVFQFERAARSWWNVVRIKWERNQTPWTWANLVREFNEKYFPPLIQEKREDDFVRLQQGNLSVAEYETQFTRLSKFALELVMTERKRVRRFVQGLNVEIQEALAVVQIDTFVEALEKSQRVESARFQVKTFQTRKKCADWHIRVNQQEHAAS